The window CTGTCTTCGCTTCCCGATCCCGCATTCATCCTCACCCGTAGCGGCCGCTATGCCGCCGTGTTCGGAGGAAAGGACCTCAGGCACTATCACGATGGCAGCCACCTTGTGGGGCGCAGCATGTTCGACGTGCTGAAGGAGGAAAAAGCCCGGTGGTTCGCCGCGCAGATCGAAAAGGCGCTGGAAAGCGGCGCCCTCCATATCGTCGAATACGAACTCGGTGGTCGTGACGTGAAGGGGGCCGGCGACGGGCCCGATCATTCCATCTGGTTCGAAGGCCGCGTTCAGGCGCTGGATTTTCTCGTGGAGGGCGAGGCAGCTGTCGTCTGGGTGGCCAGCAACATCACCGACAAGAACGCAACCCAGCAGACGCTGCGGCAACTGAGCGAGACCGACGCTCTGACCGGGCTTTACAACCGTCGAAAGCTGATCGCGACCCTGGACGACCGGATGGCCGCCTTCGAGCGTGAAAAGGTT of the Roseateles sp. XES5 genome contains:
- a CDS encoding sensor domain-containing diguanylate cyclase, yielding MFTQQQLTSILSSLPDPAFILTRSGRYAAVFGGKDLRHYHDGSHLVGRSMFDVLKEEKARWFAAQIEKALESGALHIVEYELGGRDVKGAGDGPDHSIWFEGRVQALDFLVEGEAAVVWVASNITDKNATQQTLRQLSETDALTGLYNRRKLIATLDDRMAAFEREKVPTSVLVFDLDNFKRLNDEMGHHAGDAALVEIARLCRQHLRENDVVARFGGDEFVVVMPGTHCRDALEIAERLRKSVPVSLREAVRYESTISGGVSEICPPDRTSGDILKRADEGLYLSKRSGRNRVSSL